The Dermacentor variabilis isolate Ectoservices chromosome 4, ASM5094787v1, whole genome shotgun sequence genome contains the following window.
TGcaaggccgtcgtttagaatcctccaaactgatgagttggaaattggtacctgggcggccacgtcccgcacgccgcagcatgagggtttgaggccataaatgctacaAAATCCGTGCGCAGGCTAAGACACAAAGATGGAGTCCCGcgcagctgtttcttgaagctgccggtttgactcaggttttcataatttctaatGATAGTCGATaagtttggtctaccgccacacctCCATggctgatatatatttgcggccttcctcttgttgcgaTTTGCAGATCCAAAGggaaggatcatgtttaccttcggcccattagagaaagacacggcgactgggacgaaacaaaacgcacctttaaacctttggactgacgttgtcaattcgcttttgtggtgataggctCTGTGGGGAAGAAAAACACacccgtgcactttatctacgctaagacaacggCTATCACTGCCtctttccaactaacaccaagcacgacgtgttacttcggccgaaaCGGAGCAGATAAGGCACTAACTCGAtgacgatgtttttctttatttcctttatttcgttctggataactcagaggccttttcgagggtgctgctttattATCCGGGAGAGAGCGCAAttacgtggtattctccatatcttgcggggtttatttatcaatcGGAAAAAAATTTGTAcgtaattagtacgtcgctgaagatACCACAATTAgctgtcccttggctgtgcctacaaaagcctcattgacactttgataattatgatagtacgtatcgaattagataattaatcaCAATTACCTAATGAAATCTCCGTAACGACAAAATTACTGGCAGATACTCCACTCTACTGGAAACAATGGGCACTAGATTTTCTTCAAGTAacgcattgcctttttttttctaaatcttggtgcatgatacttaattgggacaccttgtatatgtTTATGACCTTTGTATGCAAGTGACGAtatttccatccctaataaattaTGTAAATTATCAGAAATTTTTTCTGAGTCGTTAGCATTacttactggaaagagaaacaatacTGAGATACACatcattcatgtgcatttcacacgccgttgataaaggCTCTGCCGAAGAGGTCACTGAATTCTGTaggttttttcacggtcaaaaaagctcgcaaagcaatttgaagcgaggtgaacatacagcaacatattcatacTTAGGCATAGACTATCCATACCTTTATAAAGCTTTTTTAATTGGCCACCTCCGTCTCTTTCAAACATATAAGCTTTATCCTGCGTGTatgtttaaatatattgtgtgcgTGCACGGTGTTTACAgaagaaatttaaaacaatgttgaagggagaaaatacggatgaggcagtcGCCGCTAGTTCTTCCAATGCACTTGTCCGCCTATTGTCAGGATttacagaaataaagcgaaagtattaaaagccgtgcacgtctgcgccaacaatgatgcagtaagctattagccctaataaaatttcaagtgacggggtagaggcaagtcaaaagaaacctcaaatgatgtgcgtgacaaagctctggtaatggcactgtaggtgtgtgtatgtgttcgggggggggggggggggaggagggctcTTCGTCATCGCCGGTGGAGGCACAGCCCCTCCTccccccggaaaactccggaggggtcTCGGTCCCCGCAGctccccgtagtcggcgcctatcgATAGAGTCATATTATAATGTACTCCTATTCGATAAACGTAATCAATAGAAAATCGCTTAATTATCGCATCTTCGCCCGGTCAGAGCAATTTTTAACGCAGTTCGTGAAACATCCCCGTATTCGTATTGCGCGACATAGGTCTCAGAAGTTGGATAACCTGTACGCCAAATCGTGGCCAAGGTGTTGGGCAACGTCATTCTTGCCAGAGCGTCGAAAACCGCGACACTGTTGCCTGCATCAACGTCTTAGCTGTTTTATGGTCCCGTCCTTCAATTCCAAATGTGCACATAGGCATTCTTTTCAGGATAAAGCTGGGAGCCATGAACGTCGTTGTACTAAACGACTTCGAGAGCATCTCGGAAGGCTATTCCAAGCTCTTGGGGCGACCGAAAGCATTGTTCTTGGATCACGCAGGTCTTAAAGGTAACGGAGACTTCACTATCTATTTGACTATTAAGCGAAGAAATATGAGGATGTAGACTTTTTTAAGGATGACTATCCCATAGGTCCCAACCATCTCtccggaaagaaaaaaacaacactcTGAGGCTTCTCTGCCAACCGTGAGGTACTAGTCCATAACCCCTGTGCGGCGTAGTCAGGTACATAATAAACTTCAATCAACGAGAAGCGATAAAAGACATTCTTTGTAGATGAAGGAAGAACTGCCTGTGCGTAATGAAGCAGTGGTTTGTGTACAAACAAAATTAAAAACCTCTTGAACAGAAATTGTTCACATGGCCGTTTCTCACAATTTGATGCGTACAGAAGGACATGGATAACACTGATATTTATTAAGTGTATCCCGATAGCGCCCTGTGGAAGGTGAGAGGTTTCCGCTTCGGCAACAAtaaatgtaatactttgcaaatgATCCGTTTCCAGCATTACCAGATGTCTGAAACGTGTCACGGGCTCCTGCAATAACTTATACATCCATGCACAGGTGTTTTGCTCTATTTCTTGTTGAGCATTCACACGCATCCCAGCGTCATCTTAGGAGGAGACTGCGAAGCTGCTAGTCGCACGCTTGGTGGTGTTCAGAGAATATGTAAACGAAAAGCATGTGGTAAAGGGAATCGGGAATGTGCACTGATGCCGTGGTCTTTCACTGCACTACGAGTCCTTTAATATTGATACGGAACACCAAGCAGACATGCGAACCGATGTTCAGCCTGGGGGCTCTGCGCTGCGTGATGTTAAAGACGCGACATTCTGTGCAGCAAGAGCAGAGCCGCTTTTCGGTTAAACTTATTCGTATTTCAAACAATTCACTTGAAGAAATATCAGACTCCGTGATATCTGACAAGCCATTTAATATGATAACAGAGCCTATTTAAGAGATAGGGCTTGTACAGCGATGTGAGGTCACGTGTAACGTGCGTAATATTAGTACGTTTTCTGATTTCAGAGCGTACCTCCATGTCACTCTGTGCCTATGTTATGTATCGATTTCAAACCATTATTTGCTATTTAATTAATAACATCCATCAGTGCGAACCATCATCTCTTCAACGACACTACAATACCATGCAGGTATGGGTGGTTATTTATTTTTGAAAGTGGACATAGCGCTCTGCTAAAGCTCGCGACAAAGCTCGCAACGATGGTGATAAAATTCAACATCTGCCACATTGCGCAACTTAAACAAATAGGCAGCACTCCACAGTCTACAAGCAGTTGTAGAAGTTAAGGAACATTTTATTGATAAACTGCACACGTTCCTGCAAATGAGGCGTCACATATATGTTACATAACTACGCAGACCGCGATTTCACTGGGGCTGCAAGAATAAAGCCTGTAGCCCGGCTCATTTACCTCAAACTGCTATTTCACAAACAATTACATTACCACGAATGCAGGCACCATTTCTGCTTAAAAGCGACTTTCTATTCCTCCCAGGTTTGGCAAATCTCAATGGGCGGCCCTGGGTCGAGAACCGAAGGTTCTGCGTTCGTTCCATTACCTCAGGGTCGTATGGTGGAAAGACAATGAATCAGCAGATTGAGGTAAGAGTTCGAGTGAGTAACTCGAAAGTGAACGTAATGGCGCCTTCCCTTAAGCGGCGTGTTTGAAACATACCACGAGTTCACTTGTCTGCAGCGGACAGCCTTGCCTAGCTGCTGTGTGACGTTGCTATACAATCAGAACCAAAAATGCACACCACGGTGTACAGGTGAAGAGGAAAACTCTTGAAAGTTGTGATAAAAGCGCCAACCTATTTTCATACGGACGCTTTGTTACAAGCTCATCACTGTCCGTGAACGTAAACTAGTTAACTGACATAGTGAAACGCATTAGCGCTTCATAACATTATGCACATAGTAACATTTGCACATAACATTAGCATTAAGGTAACATTAACACATAATAagattcatcatcagcagcagcctattttctgtccactgcaggacgatctCTGCGAACTCCAACTACCCGCGTCCTGCGCCAaacgattccaacttgcgcctgcaaaattgtataatttcatcaccccatctagccttctgtcgtcctcgactgcgcttccttccCCTTGGCACACGTTCTGTAACCCTAAAGGTCGACCGGTTAtttaacctacgcattacgtcGCCTACCTAGCTCCATatctttctcttaatgtaaattagaatatcTGCTATCCCTATCTGCTCTCTGATCCTCActactctcttcctgtctcttatcgTTACACcttcattcttcgttccatcgctctttgcacggtccttaacttgttctcgaccTTATTTGTCCATCTCCAATTTTCTGCCTCATGTTAGCACGGCTAGAaagcactgattgcacacctttcttttcaatgatagtgttaagcttccagtcaggatctgacaatgtgtGCCGTATGCACTCCACCCTTTTTATTCTTCGGTtgatttccttctcgtgatcagggtcccctttgagaaattgacctaggtaaacgtactccttcacagactctagaggctgactggcgatcttgaactcttgttcccttgccagggtattgatcattatctttgtcttctgcatattaatcttcaaccctacgtTTACAatctctgttaaggttctcaatcatttgttgtaactcatccctagtgtagctgaacaggacaatgtcatctgcaaaccgaaggttgctgtgatattcgccgttgatcctcactgctaagccttcccagttcaatagcttgaatacttccatgcacgcagtgaatagcattggagagattgtgtctccctgtctgacccctttctttataggtatcttcctgcttttcttgcgtagaattagggtagctgtagaatctctgcatatattttccaaggtatatacgtaagcgttctgtactccttgattaggtaatgcctctatgactgctggtatctctaatgaaccaaatgccttttcgtaatctatgaaagccatacagagaggttgattgtactctgcggatttctagattacctgattaatgacatggatgtgattcgttgtagagtatcccttcctgaagctagcctgtttTAATGGTTGACTGAAGTCGATTATTGCCCTTGTTCTGTTGGAGGGTaacttggtgaatattttagacagtactggaagtaagctaatgggtctataatgtttcaatttttttaacgtcttcctttttgtggattagtataatgttcgcattcttccagttctctgggacccttgaagttgtGAAACATTTCGTCTAaaaggccgcaagcttttcagCGTGTCTCCTCCATCTTATATGTGTTATATTTTCACACTTCTGTACATGCAGAGAGCTACAATGATGTTATAAATTTGGGAAAACCCATTCCGGCGGACGTTAATGATGCTTCTCGCAATATTCCATACCTTTTATGAAAATATCATGTAACGAACACGGGACAGCGTCAATGAATTCACTCACCTTTAGCAGCGACGATGTTCGCGGCTCGGAAGGCTCACCTACTGAAATTTGAGCTCGGGACGCGCCCGAACAATTCTCGGTGGCAGCTGTCAGTGTGATGTGTTTCCCTCTAATGAATGACGCTGTCTTGCGCCACTGAAGTTTTGTCGCTGAAATTGGCATATTGGATGATTCATCTTTGTTTAAACCTACGGAACTTATCTAAAAGCGAATGGAGGACATCGCTGTCGGAGCTATTGCGTTGTATAGTTTGGTGATATTAAATGTGGTTTAATTTGTTTTATATATCTGATGAACTGAAATTTTCGCACAAACATCGTATTCTGTCTATAATACTCGTTCTTATAGCGCTTTTTTGTTCTTGAGCGTCCAGGACGAGGCCGTCTACTTGGCAAGAAAGATCTCCGACACGAAAGGTGCAGCCATCAACGCTGGTGAGCTCCTGCTGCCAAGCGTGTCCAATAACGTGACGGTGCTAGTGTTGGGTGCGCGATATGACTTCGAAGACAAGCGGCGGACCTTCTTGGACGGATTGCTCGTGAAGGCGATTCGATGCTTCGCTGCGGGCGCACTCGTTACCGTCACGCCTATTGGCCTGAGGGCCGTCACTACACTCTTCTTCACCAAGCTTGGCCAGATAAGGAGAATTGCGCAGGACTTGCAAACATTCTTCAGGTACGGCTGTCTTGTATTTCTCTCGAGACACAATCTTAACACATGTGCGCGCCCTGCTGTGATGGTGACGATAGTGAAGGTAATGACTGACTTGCTAGTAAAATGGCTAATTTGGTGATTTAACGGCCCTATGGGGACAACATCCGAAGGTCGTCAGAAGTAGGCTTTTCCTATGGAATAAGATTTAAGCAAAACCGATCAAAGGCATAATATGACTTAAACAGTGATGTGACGCGTTACTTTCATACCCACGCGAAACGACACTATCATTTATGGATGGTTACACGAAAGAAAGGCATGGTGTACTTTGTTCCGTTCTGTAAAGGAAtgcattgcttaaatgatattgcacgacataaaaacgacacggacgtgaaagaagacgacacgtccgtgtcgtttttatgtcgcgcaatatcatttaagcaatggattaccaacttgcccggaatgctgctctcattaaaaGAATGCACCTTgatctttttaattttttaatgtgCAAATCCTATGCTCATTTTGCAAGCTTTTCAGTAAATGATACTGAGAATTAACGCTGCTTTTATTGTTAATGGTTGAACAATCACGGTGCTCTGTCTCGGTTGGTGAATGTTTCTGTAAGTAAATGTAACGTTAGCGGCGAAGACCGGAAGGAGCTCCAGTTTCCGAAAGCCTGGAACGTACAGTTTTCCAAAAGGTTGTGTGCGTATTTCTGGGTCTTTACCAACGTAAACACCGAGTCACTAGCTTCGTTGCATGAGCTTTGTTTCAGCGACGAACTTGCTTTTGGAAATGTGGGGCCAATAATTTCCTGCTTTCTGAACTGCAGCCAAGAAGTAGTATCCGGACAGGCAAGTGGGAGACAAGAGAACAGCATTAGTTTCATTGAAGACTACAAGCAGATGATCGCTAATGAAAATGGCAACCCAAACAGCTGTTTTAAAGGTGCGTTCTTTTAGTGCTAATTCGAAGAGTGAACACTACCCCCGTGCTGAGCACTtttgtggcagaaaaaaaaaagctctatgCGCTTACTGACAATACAAATGAGAGATGGCATACGCATGTCTTTGTTTATCTAACATTACACGGCCTGGAAGCGAAAGGTAGGCTTATGGGAACTAAAGTTCCATTTTTGCAATAATGAACTTCGTACAATCTCCTGTTACCTATACAAGCAATAGATACCACCTTCACGACGCGTGTCAATACATCGTAAATGCTCACCTTTACGGAGAAATAATAGCTTGAGTTatacaaaagcttttttttttttaattaagtaaGTGCACTAAACTATCTTCGCTCTGTATTGTCCAAGGACATTCTTTTTCACATAGTAATAAGAGCGAAAGTAAATAGTGGAGGTGGGAATTAGCCCTAATTATGCACGCATTACGTGCATACTCTATTCCTGGACTGTGCAAGCGTTATGAGAGTTAGAAACGGGGTCAATCACGAGCCGAGCTCATAAAGGGGttcgtacaaaaaaaaatatttcccgcTGCTAGCATGCTGGCCAATAACGGTAACAGCGATGAAGTAACTAGGGCACCGAACGCATGGGAAATATCTCCTAGTGCACATATCTTTAGTTGCGAATTCTCTCTGAATCCTGATAACAAATCTACCGGATGCAGAGCCGCTCGGTTGTATAAACTGGGTGTAAGTTAAGCCAGCTTCATTAATAGCAAATCTTTTTGTTGTGTCTCCATTTTGGTACCACAGATGAATTTCTCCTCGGCAACATTCTGACGCTGTTCGGCGCGGGCTCCCAGACGACGTACCAGACCGTGGTGTGGCACCTACTCAACCTGGCCGACAAGGTGGACACAGTCCAGCGCAAGATCAGGGATGAGGTCGATCTGGTGGTGGGAAAAAACAGACCCCCTCGCTGGGAGGACAGACATGACATGCCTTACACCATGGCTAGCATCTGGGAACTATACCGCTGGAGGACGCCAGCGTTGCTTGGAATACCGAGGCAGTAAGAATAGGACGTGCTGACAAAATGGCGTACTGTGTTTTCTTATCTTGCTTTTTTGCGAACAGAGGATTCAATAACGTGTTAGCTATTTTGTACTTTCAGTAAATATTTCAAGAAAGTACGCTATTGATTAGAAAAGTAAACTCCCAAGTATAGCAATCTTCCCCTCAGTATAGCCGTATGCCACCTATTTGCGGAGTCCAGCAACGGTGTTGTAACGTCAATtgcagaaaagaacaaaaaagaacacaTGCCAGAGATTATCCAACGAAAACGAGAAGTtttgccacctgccatctttttttttttttcaagaacagaTAAGTTTCTTTTGTCATGTCCATTTTCAAacacccaccgcggtggcttagcggctgatggtgttgcgctgctaagcacgaggtcgcgggatcaaatcacggccgccgcggccgcatttcgatgggtgtcAGATGCAAAAAGCGCCCCCGTCCCGTGAATTGGGGACACTTTAAGGATCGCCTggggttcaaaattaatccggagtcccgtaCTACGGCGTgtgtcataatcaaatcgtggttttggcgtgtaaattCCCAGAATTCATTCTATCTTCAAAGAAATTACGATGCAAGAAACTGCGCGCATGGCACAGATACATTTAACTTGCCTTCATATTAATGAGTAATTGATGCCACGATGACAAAAACTGAACCAACGTAATGAGATGCACAAAGAACGCAAAGCGCAATTCACCGCTTTCTCTCTACTTTTGCGCTTAGCATCGGCTTCAGCGTATTCAGCATGCGACATGTACTATAGCTATACTCTAATTAAagcggaaagttgggctagttggtgttgatccAGTTGCTACTCAGACCTTCGGCGCTTTTGCAGTTTCTATCTCGAACCTTGATCTGTTCGCACAACAAAGTAAATTACCTCAATTTATTTAGCATCATGGTGTCAGAACATCGGCACATAGAAAAAGTCTACGGTAGTCACCAGGGCACGTGCACCGGCAGAGCGACGGTATGATATAGCTTTGGCTTCCACCACAGGGAAAGCTCATTTTTCCTTCGCTT
Protein-coding sequences here:
- the LOC142578857 gene encoding cytochrome P450 2A9-like; the encoded protein is MDNGSYTGHMEVMLASLLTVGTGIVTLALVAFLWSRYRCKNTGRTPLPPGPRGVPLLGYLPFLRGQRHKAFRDIADKYGAVFRIKLGAMNVVVLNDFESISEGYSKLLGRPKALFLDHAGLKGLANLNGRPWVENRRFCVRSITSGSYGGKTMNQQIEDEAVYLARKISDTKGAAINAGELLLPSVSNNVTVLVLGARYDFEDKRRTFLDGLLVKAIRCFAAGALVTVTPIGLRAVTTLFFTKLGQIRRIAQDLQTFFSQEVVSGQASGRQENSISFIEDYKQMIANENGNPNSCFKDEFLLGNILTLFGAGSQTTYQTVVWHLLNLADKVDTVQRKIRDEVDLVVGKNRPPRWEDRHDMPYTMASIWELYRWRTPALLGIPRQAEADVVVGQYLIPAGTIVISNIWAAHMDPERWTDPEQFKPERFLTDDGSALIEKPENLIAFSIGKRMCPAEPLANAQVFVYTTLMVQRFIILPEEGKSIDLSFDTDGLCVPRLQHLRFMKR